Genomic DNA from Schistosoma haematobium chromosome 1, whole genome shotgun sequence:
ACTCCTAAAAATTATTAAGAAACGCATGTTATGTATAGTATTCCCTAATTCAGTCACATATTTTCTTCACAAACAATTTGTCACAATATGTTTCACTAATTTTCACTTTCTACTTCCGCTTATTTTACTTCTAAAGTGAGTTTTTAAATTCAGTAAAAATGTGTCTACTGATTAATCATTCATAAGCAATGTAGAATCTGGCAAATGTATACACTggcccaagttgccatacaACATTAACGCAACGAGATGAGATTATTAAGTTCAATATCaaagtattagtagtagtatcgGTGCCAAAAAAGCACCTACGTAAAACTTCTGTAAGTATGATGCAAATCTGAACGCCAAGTGTTTACTAAATTGGTTCTTGACTATTTTTCTAAAGGCGTTCACGTTGTTCGAAAGTTTATCTGATATAGTACTATTCAGGGTGACTTTACACATTATATTTCTCCATAAGGAGTAAGTCAGTCATCATCAACTTATTCACTAGATAGCAGCTTTCAGGATCTGGTGTTATTATAGGAATTTTTACATAGGCTTGTTCCAGAGACTTATCTAGCTCACCATTTTGGTGTGGTTTAGCATCATAACAAGCATGGTGAGTTATGGTATGTTATACCACAGTGAAGAGATAAAAAATGATATACGTTATGGTGAACAACGACGATTGGCACAGTCACCTTGCTTTTAAAGTCACCTAGAAATCTCATACAAAACTTTACTTACGAAGTTACAGTACTTACCATCAAACGTTTTGTAGTTTGTTAGGTAAGAGTACACTGAAAAAAAACTTTCTTCACCAACTTCCACTGGAGGATACAAAAGTGGATTCTGATCAAGAGTCAATATTTTCAGGGTTCTCAAGCTTCGAATGTTTTGATCCAGGTAGTCAATGTTGTTATTGTGCAGATATAAATGTGTTAAATACTTGGACCTGTGTAAATTTGGAGGTATACATCGTAGACGATTATGACTGACGTTTAGTCGCCGTAACATCATATTATGAAATACGTCAGGTAACATATACAACCCATTTGATTGAAGGGATAAATGAACCAGATGTGTAAGATTTCCAATCATTGATGGCAAACCTTTGGCAGCTGATGTTTCTGACAACGTGTTTTTCAGTAAAACAGCTCCTACATTTTCCTCGAAATTACTTTCGTATTCTGAATCAAATGAGTCTTTTATTTCAGGATAAAGTAGTAGGCTTTTTTGATACCATCCATCAGGACATTCTGGAGGTAGCAGTGGTCTGCCTTCCGTTTGATCATAGAGAAGCACACGAAGTCTTGGTATGGAGCAAACAACCAACGGAAAATGGTTGAAGTCATTATCTGAGAGATTCAAATACTTGAGTGATTCCAACTTAGATAGAGTTTTTGGAAGAGACGATAACTTATTTTTAGAAACTTCAAGTGTACAAAGATTCGTACACGATCCTAAGCCTTCAGGCAAAGACTTCAGTCGCCTGCAGTCTGATATAGATAAATGAGTAAGTTCCTTGaggttgtttatttcatttggaACTTCTGAAATAGGATTAGCGTCCAAACACAAATACGACAAACGGCTTCTTCTACAGAACAGGGACATAGGAATGACCTCAAATTCATTGTGACCAAGATCTAACTGGCGAAGTGTGTTTGACAATCTCTCAAAATCCTCTGGAAGCGAACTTAATTTGTTAAACTGTAACTCCAAAACTACCAGATTGTTGAGTTCGCAGATTGAAAGTGGTAGAGTGGAAATAATATTAAACGCTAGACACAAAGAAGTTAACTGAGGAAAACTGAGACTTTCGTTAGCCACTTTCCCTATACCGTTTTCGCTAAGATCAAGAATAACAAGATTCGAACACAAACTAAGATCATCAGGAACAAATGATAAACCACATTTCGATGCAGAAAGTTGCTGAATTTGAATGAGTTTTCCAAACGAAATTGTGGAGGATTCCACTGGATTACCACTAATATCTAAGTACTCCAAAGATTCTAGCTTTTCTAATTCTACTGGAAAATCAATTACTCTATTGTATGCTAAATTCAAAGTACGCAAATTAACCAGTGAGCATATTTTAGCTGGAATACTGCCCTCTATTATATTATGAGATAAACTCAGTTCTAACAAAGAGATACAACCAAAAATTTGCAGAGGAATATGATCAAAAACATTTCCATCAAGTTGTAAAAGTAGTAAACCGGTTAGATTCGAGAAAGAGCGAGGAAGGGTCGAAAGTTTGTTATTCGTTATACGTAAAGCCGTGAGAACTTCTAGACACCCAATCTCCTCCGGAAGACAGATAATTTCGTTGAATGAACAAGAAAAAGTTTTTAACCTTCCAAGCTTCCATAATGAACGTGGGAGTTCAGTTAACTTATTTTCAGTTACATCAAGAGACTGTAGGTGTGATAATTCGCATATAGCAGTGATATCCACCAGACAATTTTTCGAAACATTAAGCAGCGTAAGCGACGTCAAGTAAACGATATCCTCAGGTACACTGCTCAAACAATTGTTCGAAATATCCAGCAATGAAAGATGTCTGAAAGAAGAAACGCAGATTGGAAACAAATTCAATGACATTTGATTAAGGATAAGTATTTGCGCATGCTTAAACCTCGATAACTGTTGGGTGAATTGTGAAATTTCAGACTGCTGTATTATCAGAATGCGAATATCACTGTCATCGTGACGTTTTGTGGTTATGACATTTGTCTTGATCCCTCTAATGAAAATACAGCTTTTTCCACCATAATTGCACTCTGTTATTCCTCTTCGAGAGGGAATGCTTAAAATAATCTTAATTTAAACTGAATTCTTACTTATCAATGATATGTTTCCGAGTAAAGTCCCAATCCTCCATTTTAAATTTCCGGGAAAACAGTAAAATATATTTCCGAGAAATTGAAACTGACTCAAACAACAGCGGGAGTAACATGGAAGAATCCAGTCTAAATATTTCTAGGCACCACTGTGTATGGGTAACTTGAAATATATGCGTTGTATATATACGTGTGTTTGGTCATCTGACATCCGTTGTTCGACTGCTTTCCAGAATTAATAAATGCTATGTCAAATCTGAGTCATCACCAGAGCGTTTGAGAGATGATTCATGGTTAAAAGGATGGATTTTTAAACCATGTTCGTTGTCGTAATTCAAGCAATCATGTGCCAAATGCGAAGATTGTTATTACAAAGTTTATACAAATCTTATAACATCTACATAAAAAAGGTAAATCATGGCAGAATGTTCAGGGTTGCAGATGTAAAGTGATATCTAAAATATGTAATCCTGTTAGTCTTCGATATTGATAGTGACCGAAATAGAATAAGTGAACAACACCTAGTTGGAGGCACTCAGTCaagcatccacaccagatctcATTTGGGTTATGAGTGCCTCGAATCCCCCACAAAAACTAGCCACCACAGATCGTTTACTACTCGACGTATCGATCATCTTCCAAACACGTCCCCTAACTCCTTTATCTCTGGATTTAAGGTTAACAATTACATTGATGTTGTGGACAACAGAATTGTCAGACACTGTATATTCGAGACATCGTAAAGACTTTTACGAGATCTTCATACATATTAATAATGTTATGTCCATACATGTTTTTCCTCATGACCATTCCCTTGTTGTCCCGTAGTATGTATTGTTGCTTCTATTGTTGCTCGTAGTTTGGTATGCTTGTTTATCTTTTTGCTCAACCTGAAATTATTAATACCATATAGTTTACAAATTCTGAATCCTAATTAATTCCTTGAGGTTGCTGGTTATTTTCGTGGCTGTTTTATACTTCTCTTACTTTAATACCGTTTTCTGGTGATTGCCATATTGAATAGCTGTGTTTTAGTTGTTGCTTTATGTGTTAACTGCTTCTGTTCCATATTGCTAGCCTTGAAGAGTATGCCTCTTGCTATTATTAACTGGTGTCTGCTCATCATCGGAGG
This window encodes:
- the LRRIQ4 gene encoding leucine-rich repeats and IQ motif containing protein 4 (EggNog:ENOG410V4D5~COG:T) yields the protein MLLPLLFESVSISRKYILLFSRKFKMEDWDFTRKHIIDNIPSRRGITECNYGGKSCIFIRGIKTNVITTKRHDDSDIRILIIQQSEISQFTQQLSRFKHAQILILNQMSLNLFPICVSSFRHLSLLDISNNCLSSVPEDIVYLTSLTLLNVSKNCLVDITAICELSHLQSLDVTENKLTELPRSLWKLGRLKTFSCSFNEIICLPEEIGCLEVLTALRITNNKLSTLPRSFSNLTGLLLLQLDGNVFDHIPLQIFGCISLLELSLSHNIIEGSIPAKICSLVNLRTLNLAYNRVIDFPVELEKLESLEYLDISGNPVESSTISFGKLIQIQQLSASKCGLSFVPDDLSLCSNLVILDLSENGIGKVANESLSFPQLTSLCLAFNIISTLPLSICELNNLVVLELQFNKLSSLPEDFERLSNTLRQLDLGHNEFEVIPMSLFCRRSRLSYLCLDANPISEVPNEINNLKELTHLSISDCRRLKSLPEGLGSCTNLCTLEVSKNKLSSLPKTLSKLESLKYLNLSDNDFNHFPLVVCSIPRLRVLLYDQTEGRPLLPPECPDGWYQKSLLLYPEIKDSFDSEYESNFEENVGAVLLKNTLSETSAAKGLPSMIGNLTHLVHLSLQSNGLYMLPDVFHNMMLRRLNVSHNRLRCIPPNLHRSKYLTHLYLHNNNIDYLDQNIRSLRTLKILTLDQNPLLYPPVEVGEESFFSVYSYLTNYKTFDEFVLKSLCEILINNFPKENTHSLLQKIGFSDIMIESLEKQFPGGHNHIKRLKVAFEAWTGFTFEYENLGLNKKSRESYSGQQLSDSKDFNTSDILAQPDKKLLVQNQSLQSELCDTKESFSSNNKILKETNSNLYITSHRLLHIVHLIGLDQLHSKLMQYVLRAQQVRF